One window from the genome of bacterium BMS3Abin14 encodes:
- a CDS encoding doubled CXXCH motif, protein MFIKRNIVVVLFALMVVGFVSACGSALKESGGDQTGAGGGLAQTATYVGLQNCYTCHNQTKFNQWAKSRHANFDLGDGTRIDYSSMEAIGSTSGTTYGYDKITGDPGAHLAADGTDRCAPCHTGPDYGGDILDINAGGDVFTNPNIGEVNRSIIDCEACHGGGSFHYGVGALPYPVPGYAQCTVCHADAATEHHSRDSKYSWANSVGISFGSGNGPAITSTANGITVWTLPAHSGTAWTGSWDGPYYYSGDHTINDTHFNEYWIAGDDMLTQYVSANAKLGYVDTSNSSPNSGMANANSKDSCTASCHAPHEFDLTINLEWAKSGHHPIPEGPLTAGAPSGPANWGAIEHNFSSACVRCHTAYGFAAVAPDSAGDAPTSVPVGKGAYITCNACHNGVDYPSAANLRLRFTGVISLFDHDGAVADSVNANNSAVCSYCHQGRSTGQYIKNNYATALSTANFGGANSHYLAAAGILFRSDARPMGYEYVPAGSTTTLDYSNSPDFEHIKIGIGDWEGTGDNGPCVSCHMHDTSDGHANHLYTPFKIDANGDPIDDTPADFCTICHNGVGEPVWTPTTFAEQADGFADALGILEDELGVQTTPIYYNPLAYPYFYLSAVPAEQTYGNAFKDWPDEQTLGAAFNLNLLTKEPGAFAHNSDYARRLIFDSIDFLNHGSVVGTIPDYSSSHPDGVAWLEGTTRP, encoded by the coding sequence ATGTTTATTAAGCGAAACATTGTTGTCGTCCTGTTTGCGCTCATGGTCGTGGGGTTTGTCAGCGCCTGCGGCAGCGCGCTGAAAGAATCCGGAGGGGACCAGACTGGCGCCGGCGGAGGGCTGGCACAGACTGCGACGTACGTTGGTTTGCAGAACTGCTATACATGCCACAACCAGACGAAGTTCAACCAGTGGGCCAAGAGCCGCCATGCCAACTTCGACCTCGGTGACGGCACCCGGATAGACTACAGCAGCATGGAAGCTATTGGGTCAACCAGCGGGACGACGTACGGCTACGACAAGATTACCGGGGATCCCGGTGCGCATCTCGCAGCCGACGGAACCGACAGGTGCGCTCCCTGCCATACCGGGCCCGATTATGGCGGCGACATCCTTGATATCAATGCCGGCGGGGACGTGTTCACGAACCCCAACATCGGGGAGGTCAACCGGAGTATTATCGATTGTGAAGCCTGCCACGGCGGCGGGAGTTTTCACTATGGCGTAGGAGCGTTGCCCTACCCAGTGCCGGGTTATGCCCAGTGCACAGTTTGTCACGCCGATGCCGCGACCGAACACCACAGTCGGGACAGTAAATATTCCTGGGCCAATTCGGTCGGGATTAGCTTCGGGAGTGGCAACGGACCTGCTATCACCTCCACTGCGAACGGCATTACGGTCTGGACGTTGCCGGCTCACTCCGGCACCGCTTGGACGGGGAGTTGGGACGGGCCGTATTATTACAGCGGCGACCACACCATCAACGACACACATTTCAATGAATACTGGATCGCCGGGGACGACATGCTCACCCAGTACGTCTCGGCCAACGCCAAGCTCGGCTACGTGGACACCAGCAACAGCTCGCCTAACAGCGGTATGGCCAACGCCAACTCGAAAGATTCGTGTACCGCCAGTTGCCATGCTCCGCACGAATTTGACCTGACCATTAACCTGGAGTGGGCCAAGAGCGGGCACCATCCCATCCCAGAGGGGCCTCTGACTGCCGGGGCTCCATCCGGTCCGGCAAACTGGGGGGCAATCGAACACAATTTCAGTTCGGCATGTGTCCGGTGCCATACAGCGTACGGGTTTGCGGCGGTCGCACCCGATTCAGCGGGCGATGCGCCAACATCAGTTCCTGTCGGTAAGGGTGCCTACATCACCTGCAACGCATGTCACAACGGCGTGGATTATCCGTCGGCAGCCAACCTCAGGTTGAGGTTCACCGGCGTCATATCCCTCTTTGACCATGATGGAGCCGTGGCCGACTCGGTGAACGCGAACAACAGTGCGGTGTGTTCCTACTGCCACCAGGGCCGCTCGACGGGTCAGTACATCAAGAATAATTATGCTACAGCCCTTTCGACGGCGAACTTCGGTGGCGCGAACTCCCACTACCTCGCCGCCGCCGGGATCCTTTTCCGGTCCGACGCCAGGCCCATGGGTTATGAATATGTGCCGGCCGGCAGCACGACTACGCTTGATTACTCCAACTCGCCGGATTTCGAGCATATCAAGATCGGCATCGGAGATTGGGAAGGAACCGGGGATAACGGTCCCTGTGTCAGCTGCCATATGCACGACACGAGCGACGGGCACGCCAACCATCTGTACACCCCCTTCAAGATCGACGCTAACGGCGACCCCATTGACGACACTCCGGCGGATTTCTGTACCATCTGCCACAACGGCGTGGGAGAGCCCGTATGGACCCCGACAACCTTTGCTGAGCAGGCCGATGGCTTCGCGGACGCGCTGGGAATTCTTGAGGATGAGCTGGGTGTGCAAACGACTCCGATATATTATAATCCGCTCGCCTATCCCTACTTCTACCTCTCGGCCGTTCCCGCAGAGCAAACTTACGGGAACGCTTTTAAAGACTGGCCCGATGAGCAGACCCTCGGGGCGGCCTTCAATCTGAACCTCCTCACCAAGGAGCCGGGGGCGTTTGCCCACAACAGTGACTATGCCAGGCGCCTTATCTTCGATTCCATCGACTTTCTCAACCACGGGTCCGTGGTCGGGACCATCCCTGATTACTCATCCAGCCACCCGGATGGAGTTGCCTGGCTGGAAGGGACTACCCGGCCCTGA
- the torS gene encoding sensor protein TorS: MFRKRDGEAILARDLKKTCNMMDIVAPVPGTKRILIVDDDPLTAQALVRSLRQDGHDILVIGNGMRALYEIQANPYALVFLEIQISDKSGMYVLREIRRTSPSTCVVVMSVDIPNDEVKEAIERFAQLFLPKPFEMLQVRKLATQALAKADPH; the protein is encoded by the coding sequence ATGTTTCGTAAACGGGATGGGGAAGCTATTTTGGCACGGGACTTGAAAAAGACCTGCAACATGATGGACATTGTCGCACCGGTTCCCGGCACAAAACGGATCCTGATCGTGGATGACGATCCACTGACTGCTCAGGCCCTCGTGAGATCGCTGCGCCAGGACGGCCATGACATCCTCGTCATCGGTAATGGCATGCGCGCCCTCTACGAAATCCAGGCGAACCCATACGCGCTGGTCTTCCTCGAGATCCAGATATCCGACAAGTCAGGCATGTATGTGTTACGGGAAATCAGACGGACATCACCGTCTACATGCGTCGTCGTCATGTCGGTGGACATTCCCAACGACGAGGTGAAAGAGGCCATTGAAAGATTCGCCCAGCTCTTTTTGCCGAAACCGTTTGAAATGCTTCAGGTCAGGAAACTGGCTACACAGGCCCTGGCGAAAGCAGATCCTCATTGA
- the ntrC_1 gene encoding nitrogen assimilation regulatory protein, with the protein MKKGRILIVDDDELIVSVVMRAFERDGYQVRSRTNALDLEEKVASFSPDVVLLDIGLPGRSGLEAMEDLRKRFSETHVVILTADDTAETAINAMKLGAVDYVTKPFEMEKLKIVIGSIMEKEDLRRRVDYLSRLTSPKVGKRFIGESSAMRELKEKADKLAGAKVSAILITGESGTGKELLARYLHGVIHGAGDKTDSPFVGINCSGIPEHLMESELFGHVKGAFTDAGSDKRGIFELANDGSLLLDEIGEMRTDLQSKLLRVLEERSVRRIGGKKSIPLSLTVMATTNIDISRAVEKASFRSDLFYRLSAFTFHIPPLRHRKEDIMPIALHYLDAFSREYKRMPIRGFSPEAEELMASYPWPGNIRELKNVVERMAVLGNTEIITPDHLPREIGLQEGTSRAEGPRAFTLPEKGISLDEVEETLIRQALVMSKNNMAGAARLLSIGYDALRYKIKKFGLE; encoded by the coding sequence ATGAAAAAAGGCCGGATTCTTATCGTTGACGACGATGAACTCATTGTCTCGGTGGTTATGCGGGCGTTCGAGAGAGACGGATACCAGGTCCGGTCCAGAACGAATGCCCTGGATCTGGAGGAAAAGGTCGCTTCATTCTCACCCGACGTTGTTCTGCTGGATATTGGTCTTCCCGGCAGGAGCGGCCTTGAGGCGATGGAGGACCTCAGGAAGAGATTTTCAGAAACGCATGTTGTGATCCTCACCGCCGATGACACCGCCGAAACGGCGATAAATGCCATGAAGTTGGGCGCCGTGGACTATGTGACCAAGCCTTTCGAGATGGAGAAGCTGAAAATAGTTATCGGCAGCATCATGGAAAAGGAGGACCTCAGGAGAAGGGTCGACTACCTGAGCCGGCTCACTTCCCCAAAGGTAGGGAAGAGGTTCATCGGGGAATCTTCAGCCATGAGAGAACTCAAGGAAAAGGCGGACAAGCTGGCCGGCGCCAAAGTTTCCGCGATTTTGATAACAGGTGAGAGCGGCACCGGCAAGGAACTCCTGGCCCGTTATCTCCACGGAGTGATTCACGGGGCCGGGGATAAAACCGATTCACCCTTTGTCGGCATTAACTGTTCAGGCATTCCGGAGCACCTGATGGAGAGCGAGCTTTTCGGGCACGTCAAAGGTGCGTTCACGGACGCCGGTTCAGACAAGAGGGGGATATTCGAACTGGCGAACGATGGTTCGCTTCTCTTAGATGAGATTGGAGAAATGCGGACCGACCTGCAGAGCAAGCTCCTGAGAGTCCTTGAGGAGAGGTCCGTGCGCCGGATCGGGGGTAAGAAGAGTATCCCGTTAAGCCTGACCGTCATGGCAACGACCAATATCGATATTTCCCGAGCCGTCGAAAAGGCTTCCTTCCGCAGCGATCTTTTCTACCGATTGAGCGCCTTTACCTTCCACATCCCTCCCCTGAGACACAGGAAGGAAGACATCATGCCCATCGCCTTGCACTACCTCGACGCGTTCTCCCGGGAGTACAAGAGGATGCCCATCCGTGGTTTTTCGCCGGAAGCGGAGGAGCTGATGGCGTCCTATCCATGGCCGGGCAATATAAGGGAGCTTAAAAACGTTGTGGAACGGATGGCTGTTCTTGGAAATACCGAGATCATCACGCCCGATCATCTCCCCAGGGAGATTGGCCTCCAGGAGGGGACTTCCAGGGCAGAAGGGCCGCGGGCATTTACGCTGCCGGAAAAGGGGATATCCCTGGATGAGGTGGAGGAGACGCTCATCCGGCAAGCCCTTGTGATGTCGAAAAACAACATGGCCGGCGCGGCGCGGCTCCTCTCAATAGGCTACGATGCCCTCAGGTACAAAATCAAAAAATTCGGACTTGAATAA